One window of the Paenibacillus beijingensis genome contains the following:
- a CDS encoding alpha/beta hydrolase family protein gives MERQLVLRHGDLELTATLHYPFGDNAANEEKKGAVLICHGFVGNRIGVDRLFVKTARAIASKGRFVLRFDYGGCGESSGDYGALGFSSMIDQTRTALDYLLGMDCVDPSRVVLLGHSLGGAVALHTAIKDKRVSRLVLWSAVAYPFNDIVRIVGRDQYDRAVITGSADHAGYLLQPAFFESLQQHQPFQAASRFNGDVLLVHGTSDDSIPADYSFLYQKLFWTRSEGQCDKEIIFQADHTFSSFAHQQEAIRVTSSWIEKQEKSQEEWHHWSI, from the coding sequence TTGGAGAGGCAGCTTGTACTGCGGCACGGGGATTTGGAGCTTACGGCTACGCTTCACTATCCGTTCGGGGACAACGCCGCCAACGAAGAAAAGAAGGGCGCTGTCCTCATATGCCACGGCTTCGTCGGCAACCGTATCGGCGTGGATCGGCTGTTCGTGAAAACGGCGCGCGCCATCGCTTCCAAGGGCCGCTTCGTCCTCCGCTTCGATTACGGTGGCTGTGGGGAGAGCAGCGGTGACTACGGCGCACTCGGCTTCAGCTCCATGATCGATCAGACGCGCACTGCGCTCGATTATTTGCTCGGCATGGATTGCGTCGATCCGAGCCGGGTTGTCCTCCTCGGCCACAGCCTTGGCGGCGCGGTTGCGCTGCATACCGCGATCAAAGACAAGCGCGTCAGCCGGCTCGTGCTCTGGTCCGCCGTCGCCTATCCTTTTAACGATATCGTCCGGATCGTCGGACGCGATCAGTACGACCGCGCCGTTATTACCGGCAGCGCCGATCATGCCGGCTACTTGCTGCAGCCCGCTTTTTTCGAATCGCTGCAGCAGCACCAGCCGTTTCAAGCGGCTTCCCGCTTTAACGGCGACGTACTGCTCGTACACGGCACGAGCGACGATAGTATTCCCGCCGATTACAGCTTTTTATACCAAAAGCTGTTCTGGACACGCAGCGAGGGGCAGTGCGATAAAGAAATCATTTTTCAGGCCGACCACACGTTCTCGTCATTTGCTCATCAGCAGGAAGCGATTCGGGTAACCTCCTCCTGGATCGAGAAACAGGAGAAGAGTCAGGAAGAGTGGCACCACTGGAGTATATAG
- a CDS encoding sensor histidine kinase, with product MSSLKTRIVWSYLLLVVLIVLALGGLFITLIWNYYYGSVSSALKQRSESALDLHGSKLDYMVQTEKANYMLQNMKEGMMRLQLLQSDGRMIIDSFGFADDQILSTPDVKEAMEGNTGSWRGTDPITGQRIAAVTVPIANGERIESLIRYTASLEQVDAMVHRLLRLTLLTALVVILMFLLLSLWLANLIVKPLRELTRTARHMAAGDWTKRVATRRRDEIGQLSETLNTLAVELTKREQLKNDFISSISHELRTPLTSIKGWSETIADSESDREEIETGLSIISRETERLTGLVEDLLDFSKLASPGMELHTMELDVNLPVKESFGQLAVRQEETGVSLTCQLARAPIIVEGDANRIKQVLINLIDNAFKFTPRGGSIRVDTSVEDGEAVVTVTDTGSGIAPEDLSQVTDKFYKGRSGQSGSGLGLAICKEIAELHGGRLLFESEAGSGTTVTFRLPLKQSPEMLKQSPER from the coding sequence ATGAGCAGCCTCAAAACGCGCATCGTTTGGAGCTATCTTTTGCTCGTCGTGCTGATCGTGCTTGCGCTCGGCGGGCTTTTTATAACGTTGATCTGGAACTATTATTACGGAAGCGTCTCAAGCGCGCTTAAGCAGCGGTCGGAGTCGGCGCTTGACCTGCACGGCAGCAAGCTGGACTACATGGTTCAGACCGAAAAAGCCAACTATATGCTGCAAAATATGAAAGAAGGCATGATGCGTCTTCAGCTGCTGCAGTCGGACGGGAGAATGATCATCGACTCGTTCGGATTTGCCGACGATCAAATTCTCAGCACCCCGGATGTGAAGGAAGCGATGGAGGGCAACACCGGCTCCTGGAGAGGAACCGACCCGATCACCGGACAGCGCATTGCCGCGGTAACGGTGCCGATTGCAAACGGCGAGCGCATCGAGTCGCTGATCCGCTATACGGCTTCGCTGGAGCAGGTTGACGCCATGGTACACCGACTGCTGCGGCTGACACTGCTCACCGCGCTCGTCGTTATTTTGATGTTTCTGCTGCTGAGTCTGTGGCTTGCGAACCTGATTGTCAAGCCGCTGCGCGAGCTGACCCGCACCGCCCGCCATATGGCCGCCGGAGATTGGACGAAGCGGGTCGCCACCAGGCGCCGGGATGAAATCGGGCAGCTGTCGGAAACGCTGAACACGCTCGCCGTGGAGCTGACGAAGCGCGAGCAATTGAAAAACGACTTCATCTCCTCCATCTCCCACGAGCTGCGCACGCCTCTGACTTCCATCAAAGGATGGAGCGAGACGATTGCCGACAGCGAATCCGACCGCGAGGAAATTGAAACGGGACTCTCGATCATCTCGCGGGAGACGGAGCGGTTAACGGGACTGGTGGAGGATCTGCTCGATTTTTCCAAGCTGGCCTCGCCCGGGATGGAGCTGCATACGATGGAGCTGGACGTGAACTTGCCGGTTAAGGAATCGTTCGGCCAGCTTGCGGTCCGGCAGGAAGAGACGGGCGTCTCTCTTACGTGCCAGCTGGCCAGGGCGCCGATCATCGTTGAAGGCGATGCCAACCGGATTAAGCAGGTGCTGATCAATCTGATCGACAATGCGTTCAAGTTTACGCCCCGAGGCGGCTCCATCCGCGTCGACACGTCGGTGGAGGACGGTGAGGCCGTCGTGACGGTAACCGATACCGGCAGCGGGATCGCCCCGGAAGATCTGTCCCAAGTGACGGACAAATTTTATAAAGGGCGTTCAGGCCAATCCGGCAGCGGGCTGGGCCTGGCGATCTGCAAGGAAATCGCCGAGCTGCACGGCGGACGGCTGCTGTTCGAGAGCGAGGCGGGTTCGGGCACTACCGTCACGTTCCGCCTGCCGCTGAAGCAGTCCCCAGAAATGCTGAAGCAGTCCCCAGAGCGCTGA
- a CDS encoding response regulator transcription factor — MKILLLEDEESIRGFIRINLKRNGMDAVEAATGEEALDLADNEGPFPIALLDVMLPTISGLEVCEQLRSRYPAMGIIMLTAKAQEEDKIRGLELGADDYIQKPFSPGELIARIKSLSRRMRTEALDPETAVAEPLLQRSAAAQPAERTGAHHADETASAVPESAEDLVSGPFRLAAAERRLWKNGAEIELTPTEWALVKLLMERSGESVSRDVILSEVWGRFYVGDLKVVDVNIRRIRQKLESNPSDPRYLETVWGFGYRWKRGEA; from the coding sequence ATGAAAATATTGCTTCTGGAAGACGAAGAATCCATCCGCGGATTTATTCGCATCAATCTGAAGCGCAACGGAATGGATGCCGTTGAAGCGGCAACAGGGGAAGAAGCGCTCGATCTGGCCGATAACGAAGGGCCGTTTCCGATCGCGCTGCTGGACGTCATGCTGCCGACCATCAGCGGCCTCGAGGTGTGCGAACAGCTTCGGAGCCGCTACCCGGCGATGGGCATCATTATGCTGACGGCCAAAGCCCAGGAAGAAGACAAGATTCGCGGCCTCGAGCTCGGAGCGGACGATTATATCCAAAAGCCGTTCAGTCCCGGCGAACTCATCGCCCGCATCAAATCGCTGAGCCGGCGCATGCGGACCGAAGCGCTCGATCCCGAGACAGCCGTAGCGGAGCCTCTCCTGCAGCGTTCGGCGGCAGCGCAGCCGGCGGAGCGGACGGGTGCGCATCATGCGGATGAGACGGCGTCCGCCGTGCCGGAGAGCGCGGAAGATCTCGTCAGCGGTCCGTTCCGGCTCGCGGCGGCAGAGCGGAGGCTGTGGAAGAACGGCGCGGAGATCGAGCTGACACCGACGGAATGGGCGCTTGTGAAGCTGCTCATGGAACGGAGCGGCGAGAGCGTGAGTCGCGATGTTATTTTATCCGAAGTATGGGGGCGCTTTTATGTGGGCGATTTGAAGGTCGTCGACGTGAACATCAGGCGCATCCGGCAAAAGCTGGAGAGCAACCCGTCGGATCCCAGGTACCTGGAGACGGTGTGGGGCTTCGGTTACCGCTGGAAGCGGGGGGAAGCATGA
- a CDS encoding FG-GAP repeat domain-containing protein: MATHGQKRRRPAIATALLHERDQPADGRGGSFGRKRPLLRIAAAASALISLLVSAGCSYTAAPADLLQAPAVDQTEAALSAAVGKLLPRGSKLQLPDRGDRTEAVRTVDLDGDGAPEALVSYTDYAGLSKLMILKQEQGVWTTWGEMAGSRFNGLEWVKVTDLDGDKQPEILVGCYNNNGSVRRSAFGWEYMLYLYTMDKNRLRDESGAKVLQPLANFPYQAAAAGDVDGDDRQEIAAVQSDANGISQLVIYHFSGGRLKLASRLAIEGSVNAYTGIAIGKLTPDRYGLIADASVGANSGLSIIVEWDNGLKRLYPAEDEAARGNNPRSVVSGDINGDGILEWPRLVVAPGQTDAAISDAFFLTQYVRWNEKLGKGESPAAGQDPFTVVSTEYNNDQYGISVQIPNRWQGLFAMTRPDGKAYGVASFDYYNEKSGVAANMWTLYAVPQDEWDSVQKAWKDQSLQSVYIRAANGLVYAAIVTPGPPDSWTQQDKDQFGTMLPDEEQIASAVRLLPEP; encoded by the coding sequence ATGGCAACGCATGGACAAAAGCGCCGCAGACCGGCAATCGCGACAGCCCTGCTGCATGAACGGGACCAGCCGGCGGACGGCCGCGGCGGCAGCTTCGGCCGCAAGCGCCCGCTGCTGCGCATCGCGGCTGCCGCGAGCGCTTTGATCAGCCTGCTGGTTTCAGCGGGCTGCAGCTACACCGCGGCACCGGCCGATCTGCTGCAGGCTCCGGCCGTCGATCAGACCGAAGCCGCGTTATCGGCTGCGGTCGGCAAGCTGCTGCCCCGCGGCAGCAAGCTGCAGCTTCCGGACCGCGGCGACCGGACAGAGGCGGTGCGTACCGTCGATTTGGACGGAGACGGCGCCCCGGAAGCGCTTGTTTCCTATACGGATTATGCCGGCCTGTCCAAGCTGATGATTCTGAAGCAGGAGCAGGGTGTGTGGACGACGTGGGGAGAAATGGCCGGCTCCCGGTTCAATGGACTCGAATGGGTGAAGGTAACCGATTTGGACGGAGACAAACAACCGGAAATTCTGGTCGGCTGCTACAACAACAACGGCAGCGTGAGGCGGAGCGCTTTCGGATGGGAATACATGCTTTATTTATATACGATGGACAAAAACCGGCTGCGCGACGAAAGCGGCGCCAAGGTGCTGCAGCCTCTCGCCAACTTTCCTTATCAAGCGGCTGCCGCGGGCGATGTGGACGGAGACGACAGGCAGGAGATTGCGGCTGTGCAGAGCGATGCGAACGGCATCAGCCAGCTCGTTATATACCATTTTTCGGGCGGGCGCTTGAAGCTGGCGTCGCGGCTGGCGATCGAGGGCAGCGTCAATGCGTATACCGGCATCGCCATCGGCAAGCTCACACCGGACCGGTACGGGCTGATCGCCGACGCGTCGGTCGGCGCGAACTCCGGACTGAGCATTATTGTGGAGTGGGATAACGGACTGAAACGGCTGTACCCGGCGGAAGACGAGGCGGCCCGCGGCAACAACCCGCGCAGCGTTGTCAGTGGAGATATAAACGGCGACGGCATTTTGGAATGGCCGCGTCTGGTCGTAGCGCCGGGTCAAACGGATGCGGCGATAAGCGACGCTTTTTTTCTGACGCAATATGTGCGCTGGAACGAGAAGCTCGGCAAAGGCGAATCCCCGGCGGCCGGACAGGATCCGTTCACGGTCGTATCCACCGAATACAACAACGATCAATACGGAATCTCCGTACAGATTCCGAACCGCTGGCAGGGACTGTTTGCGATGACCCGGCCGGATGGGAAGGCTTACGGAGTCGCGTCGTTCGACTATTACAACGAAAAATCCGGAGTTGCCGCGAATATGTGGACGCTTTATGCCGTTCCCCAGGATGAGTGGGACAGCGTGCAGAAAGCTTGGAAGGATCAGTCGCTGCAATCGGTATATATACGGGCTGCCAACGGACTCGTCTACGCGGCAATCGTCACGCCGGGGCCGCCCGACAGTTGGACGCAGCAGGACAAGGACCAGTTCGGGACGATGCTGCCCGATGAAGAACAGATCGCCTCAGCGGTCCGGCTGCTGCCGGAGCCGTAA
- a CDS encoding polysaccharide deacetylase family protein: MAIKLFTNTMKNRRRLLAGAAALTILAGSSSCAELKPAAALQQQTSAGTGGAASLKAAAGKSSASNGNGVQAAANKGGAAAPAPASVTAPAAAVQLMKPTDGAAETGKVMKGEKVVALTFDDGPDGRYTPEILDILKRYKVKASFFVVGTQAKKFPDVLKRIADEGHLIGNHTYHHIDLAKASKAKILQEIAYNDILIQRAVGFTPTFVRPPYGALSSEVRAELKSSGRELALWNVDTRDWAGTSVTVMRNNVNCKVKPGSVILMHSFGSGKIRHTVELLPLLIQDLRKQGYTFVTYDQLP; this comes from the coding sequence ATGGCAATAAAGCTTTTTACCAACACGATGAAGAACCGCCGCCGGCTGCTGGCCGGAGCGGCGGCATTGACGATATTGGCAGGCAGCAGCAGCTGCGCCGAACTCAAGCCGGCGGCTGCGCTGCAGCAGCAAACTTCGGCAGGAACGGGCGGAGCCGCCTCACTTAAAGCGGCCGCAGGCAAAAGCTCCGCTTCAAATGGCAACGGCGTGCAGGCGGCAGCTAACAAAGGCGGCGCTGCCGCGCCCGCCCCAGCTTCTGTGACCGCTCCCGCTGCCGCGGTGCAGCTGATGAAGCCGACGGACGGGGCGGCTGAAACCGGAAAGGTGATGAAAGGCGAGAAGGTCGTCGCGTTAACGTTCGATGACGGCCCTGATGGCCGGTATACGCCGGAAATACTCGATATTTTGAAGCGGTACAAAGTCAAAGCGAGCTTTTTTGTCGTCGGCACGCAAGCGAAGAAGTTTCCCGATGTGCTGAAGCGCATCGCGGACGAAGGGCATTTAATCGGCAATCATACGTACCATCACATTGATTTGGCGAAAGCTTCCAAGGCGAAAATACTGCAGGAAATCGCTTATAACGATATACTTATACAAAGGGCGGTCGGCTTTACGCCGACGTTTGTGCGCCCCCCATACGGCGCGCTCTCGTCCGAGGTCCGTGCCGAGCTGAAGAGCAGCGGGCGCGAGCTGGCGCTGTGGAATGTGGATACGCGGGACTGGGCGGGTACTTCCGTCACCGTCATGCGGAACAATGTGAATTGCAAGGTTAAACCCGGCAGCGTCATTCTGATGCATTCATTCGGAAGCGGCAAAATCCGGCATACGGTGGAGCTGCTGCCGCTTCTCATCCAGGATTTGCGCAAACAAGGGTACACCTTCGTCACGTACGACCAGCTCCCATAA
- a CDS encoding PadR family transcriptional regulator codes for MSQPNVKGSMMKLIVLGMLHERDMHPYEISLVMKDRNMTHYTKLQIGSLYYAIDQMAKDGEIEVVEVIRSKNRPDKTVYRITDQGRAMFQQLLLGKFKEIEPIYHPMYGALSFAKYGDAEELAAILEQRIYEMRHQVNFYYTLYEDHRGTVPLGGLHLMIGLYEHAKTELNWLQRLHADVKNNRLGELGSLDLGEEE; via the coding sequence TTGTCCCAACCGAATGTCAAAGGCAGCATGATGAAGCTGATCGTGCTCGGGATGCTGCATGAGCGGGATATGCATCCCTATGAAATATCGCTTGTCATGAAAGACCGCAATATGACGCATTACACGAAGCTGCAGATCGGCTCGCTTTACTATGCGATCGACCAGATGGCCAAAGACGGGGAAATCGAGGTTGTCGAAGTGATCCGCAGCAAAAACCGGCCGGACAAAACCGTCTACCGGATTACCGATCAAGGCCGGGCGATGTTTCAGCAGCTGCTGCTGGGCAAGTTCAAAGAGATCGAACCGATCTACCATCCGATGTACGGCGCGCTCAGCTTCGCCAAATACGGCGACGCGGAAGAGCTGGCGGCCATTTTGGAGCAGCGCATTTACGAAATGAGGCATCAGGTCAATTTTTACTACACGCTGTATGAAGATCACCGCGGCACGGTTCCCCTCGGCGGGCTGCATCTGATGATCGGGCTTTACGAGCATGCCAAAACCGAACTGAACTGGCTGCAGCGGCTGCATGCGGATGTGAAAAATAACCGGCTCGGGGAACTCGGGTCGCTCGATCTGGGCGAGGAAGAGTGA
- a CDS encoding ABC transporter substrate-binding protein: MEKRVMLFIFSVVFVLTSCTKQPQEPKETVTLSVLTWNEQTFNQKYGNLFLATHPNYDLNVISVMEHLKPGEDINQVVESLVTKENPDLLSLQMDLFAVLKEQGRLASFTDWIKKDKFDLTGYTPGVLDQMKDEQGHLYGLAPTFVGSALYYNKKLFETNNIPFPTDLMTWDDVFAVAQRFPNKAGSDTPQIGFYHPNSSNPFLMALRIGDSSGLSLYNAQKFTLSTKAWEGVFQNVTECFKAQACFDGSHADTSQTTSIEVMQKRNHPFLGGNIAMAIDDSSLYRTLLTNKQRYPDLDWGIVSFPISNEHPDMGNNIALNEVLSIPLHAKEPEGAWEFINYVCGADYARMLPRVNPDELPARQSAGNEDDMLGSFYKLERVNNQMTNKLRELPRPVIAKMDEVSQTYIPDILADKTTVSEALQMMEQELQLALATR; this comes from the coding sequence ATGGAAAAAAGGGTCATGCTGTTCATTTTTTCAGTGGTATTCGTTCTAACAAGTTGCACGAAGCAGCCTCAAGAGCCAAAGGAAACGGTAACGTTATCGGTGCTCACCTGGAACGAACAAACGTTTAATCAAAAATACGGCAACTTGTTTCTGGCGACACATCCGAACTATGATCTTAACGTAATCTCGGTGATGGAGCATTTAAAGCCGGGGGAAGATATAAATCAAGTGGTCGAAAGTCTTGTCACAAAGGAAAATCCGGATCTGTTGTCACTCCAAATGGATTTATTTGCGGTACTCAAAGAACAGGGCAGGCTGGCTTCTTTCACCGATTGGATTAAAAAAGACAAATTTGATCTTACCGGCTATACTCCCGGGGTTCTTGATCAAATGAAGGATGAGCAGGGGCATCTTTACGGATTGGCGCCTACGTTTGTCGGATCGGCATTATACTACAACAAAAAGCTTTTTGAAACGAACAACATTCCCTTCCCGACCGATTTGATGACCTGGGATGACGTATTTGCGGTAGCGCAGAGATTTCCGAACAAGGCCGGCAGCGATACGCCACAGATCGGGTTTTACCATCCGAATTCGTCGAATCCCTTCCTGATGGCGCTCCGAATCGGGGATAGCAGCGGATTGTCTTTGTACAATGCTCAAAAATTTACGTTAAGTACAAAAGCTTGGGAAGGCGTGTTCCAAAACGTGACCGAATGTTTTAAAGCTCAGGCGTGTTTTGACGGCAGCCATGCAGATACATCGCAAACGACGAGCATCGAAGTGATGCAAAAGAGAAATCATCCTTTTTTGGGCGGCAATATCGCAATGGCGATCGATGACTCATCGTTGTACCGGACCTTACTAACGAATAAACAGCGTTATCCCGATTTAGATTGGGGGATCGTATCGTTCCCCATTAGCAACGAACATCCGGACATGGGAAACAACATCGCATTGAACGAGGTTTTATCAATCCCTTTGCATGCTAAAGAACCTGAAGGCGCCTGGGAATTCATAAACTATGTGTGCGGCGCGGATTACGCAAGAATGCTCCCGCGGGTGAATCCGGACGAACTGCCCGCAAGGCAATCTGCCGGGAATGAGGACGACATGCTGGGCTCCTTCTACAAATTAGAGCGCGTCAATAACCAAATGACCAATAAACTAAGAGAGCTTCCGAGGCCGGTTATTGCCAAAATGGATGAAGTTTCACAAACGTATATCCCCGATATTTTGGCGGACAAGACGACAGTCTCCGAGGCTCTTCAAATGATGGAACAGGAGCTGCAGCTCGCACTTGCGACCCGGTAG
- the purD gene encoding phosphoribosylamine--glycine ligase, whose amino-acid sequence MRILVIGGGGREHAIVWSLAKSDKVKEIYCAPGNAGIAELAECVPIAVNQFSELIQFAKDASIDLVVVGPDDPLADGIVDAFEAENIPTFGPRKNAAEIEGSKIFMKNLLRKYNIPTAKYETFTEFEPALEYLRAQSVPVVVKADGLAAGKGVTVAYSMEEAEAALRDMMVGKVFGSSGDQVVIEEFLEGQEMSILAFVDGETVRAMVPAQDHKPVFDGDKGPNTGGMGTYTPLPHIPQSIVDDAIENIIKPTASAMVSEGRPFRGVLFAGLMITKDGPKTIEFNARMGDPETQVVLPRLETDLVDIILAALNGCLGQLDIRWKDEAAVCVIVASEGYPGSYPKGRVIEGLERAKEQGALVFHAGTAEKDGKVVTSGGRVLGVVGRGRDIAEARARAYEAVGVISFEGMHNRTDIAAKALQG is encoded by the coding sequence GTGAGAATTCTCGTTATCGGCGGCGGCGGGCGCGAGCACGCCATCGTCTGGTCGCTTGCGAAAAGCGACAAAGTGAAGGAAATTTACTGCGCGCCGGGCAATGCCGGCATCGCCGAGCTGGCGGAATGCGTGCCGATCGCGGTCAATCAATTCAGCGAGCTGATCCAGTTCGCGAAGGACGCCTCGATCGATCTCGTCGTCGTCGGTCCCGACGATCCGCTGGCGGACGGCATCGTCGATGCGTTCGAAGCGGAGAACATCCCGACGTTCGGCCCGCGCAAAAACGCGGCGGAAATCGAAGGCAGCAAAATATTTATGAAAAATCTGCTGCGCAAATATAACATTCCGACGGCGAAATACGAGACGTTTACGGAATTCGAGCCGGCGCTCGAATATTTGCGCGCGCAAAGCGTGCCGGTCGTCGTCAAGGCCGACGGTCTGGCGGCGGGCAAAGGCGTCACGGTCGCTTACTCGATGGAAGAGGCTGAAGCGGCGCTGCGCGACATGATGGTCGGCAAAGTGTTTGGCAGCTCCGGCGACCAGGTTGTCATCGAGGAGTTTTTGGAAGGACAGGAAATGTCCATCCTCGCGTTCGTCGACGGCGAAACGGTGCGGGCGATGGTTCCGGCGCAGGACCATAAGCCGGTATTCGACGGCGACAAAGGGCCGAACACCGGCGGCATGGGCACTTACACGCCGCTGCCGCATATTCCGCAGTCGATCGTCGATGACGCGATCGAAAACATCATCAAGCCGACGGCAAGCGCGATGGTCAGCGAAGGGCGTCCGTTCCGCGGCGTATTGTTCGCCGGCCTGATGATTACGAAGGACGGCCCGAAGACGATCGAGTTCAACGCGCGCATGGGCGATCCGGAAACCCAGGTCGTGCTGCCGCGTCTGGAAACGGACCTGGTCGATATTATTTTGGCGGCGCTGAACGGCTGCCTCGGACAGCTGGACATCCGCTGGAAAGACGAAGCGGCCGTCTGCGTCATCGTCGCCTCCGAAGGTTACCCGGGTTCCTACCCGAAAGGGCGCGTCATTGAAGGACTCGAGCGCGCGAAAGAGCAGGGAGCGCTCGTTTTCCACGCCGGAACGGCGGAGAAGGACGGGAAGGTCGTCACCAGCGGCGGCCGCGTGCTCGGCGTCGTCGGACGCGGACGTGACATCGCGGAGGCGCGCGCCCGCGCGTACGAAGCGGTCGGCGTCATCTCCTTTGAGGGAATGCACAACCGCACCGACATCGCCGCCAAGGCGCTGCAAGGCTAA
- the purH gene encoding bifunctional phosphoribosylaminoimidazolecarboxamide formyltransferase/IMP cyclohydrolase, producing the protein MTIRRALISVSDKTGIVEFSRQLAEQGVQIISTGGTFSLLEKEGVPVTGISDVTGFPEILDGRVKTLHPAVHSGLLAVRDDEEHQKAMKELGLDYIDLVVVNLYPFAQTIAKPDVTYEDAIENIDIGGPTMLRSAAKNHAFVTVVVDAADYGAVLDEIKAQGDTTLETRKRLAAKVFRHTGSYDALISDYLSKQVGEPLPERYTVTYEKVQDLRYGENPHQKAAFYRKPLAASGNITTAEQLHGKELSYNNINDANAALAVLKEFDEPAVVAVKHMNPCGVGIGTNIHEAYQKAYAADPTSIFGGIVAANRTIDAATAALLSEIFLEIIIAPDFAPEALEILTRKKNIRLLKLGEFTSAAERKPEWLVTSVDGGMLVQESDVHTISADDLKVVTNRKPTDEELKQLLFGWKVVKHVKSNAILLAKDDMTIGVGAGQMNRVGAARIAIEQAGEKSQGSVLASDAFFPMGDTLELAAKAGITAVIQPGGSVRDEESIAVANANNIAMVFTGVRHFKH; encoded by the coding sequence ATGACAATTCGCAGAGCGTTAATCAGCGTTTCGGATAAAACGGGCATCGTTGAGTTTTCCCGCCAGCTGGCGGAGCAAGGCGTACAAATCATTTCGACGGGGGGCACGTTCAGCCTGCTCGAGAAGGAAGGCGTTCCGGTTACCGGCATCTCGGACGTAACGGGCTTCCCGGAAATTCTCGACGGACGCGTCAAAACGCTGCATCCCGCCGTACATAGCGGCCTGCTTGCGGTGCGCGACGATGAAGAGCACCAGAAGGCGATGAAGGAGCTCGGACTCGACTATATCGACCTTGTCGTTGTCAACCTGTATCCGTTCGCGCAGACGATTGCGAAGCCGGACGTCACGTATGAAGACGCGATCGAAAACATCGACATCGGCGGGCCGACGATGCTCCGTTCCGCAGCGAAAAACCACGCGTTCGTAACGGTTGTCGTCGATGCGGCCGATTACGGCGCCGTGCTGGACGAAATCAAGGCGCAGGGCGACACGACGCTGGAAACGCGCAAACGGCTTGCAGCCAAAGTATTCCGCCACACCGGCTCCTACGACGCGCTCATCTCCGATTACCTCTCCAAGCAGGTCGGCGAGCCACTGCCGGAGCGCTACACCGTAACGTACGAAAAAGTGCAGGATTTGCGCTATGGGGAAAACCCGCACCAGAAGGCGGCGTTCTACCGCAAGCCGCTCGCGGCCAGCGGCAACATTACGACTGCCGAGCAGCTGCACGGCAAGGAGCTTTCCTACAACAACATCAACGACGCCAACGCGGCGCTCGCCGTTCTGAAGGAGTTCGACGAGCCGGCCGTCGTGGCCGTGAAGCATATGAACCCTTGCGGCGTCGGCATCGGAACGAATATTCATGAAGCCTACCAAAAGGCGTACGCGGCCGATCCGACGTCCATCTTCGGCGGCATCGTGGCGGCCAACCGCACAATCGACGCGGCGACGGCGGCGCTTCTGAGCGAAATTTTCCTTGAGATCATCATCGCGCCGGACTTTGCGCCGGAAGCGCTTGAGATTCTAACCCGCAAAAAAAATATCCGTTTGCTGAAGCTGGGAGAGTTTACTTCCGCCGCCGAGCGCAAGCCGGAATGGCTCGTAACGTCCGTGGATGGCGGCATGCTCGTGCAGGAGAGCGACGTGCACACGATTTCCGCAGACGACCTGAAGGTGGTCACGAATCGCAAGCCGACCGATGAGGAGCTGAAGCAGCTGCTGTTCGGCTGGAAAGTGGTCAAGCATGTGAAATCGAACGCGATTTTGCTGGCCAAAGACGACATGACGATCGGCGTCGGCGCCGGCCAAATGAACCGCGTCGGCGCGGCCCGCATCGCGATCGAGCAGGCGGGCGAGAAGTCGCAGGGCTCCGTGCTGGCATCCGACGCGTTTTTCCCGATGGGCGACACGCTGGAGCTGGCGGCGAAAGCCGGCATTACGGCCGTCATTCAGCCGGGCGGCTCGGTACGGGACGAAGAGTCGATTGCGGTCGCAAACGCCAACAACATCGCGATGGTGTTTACGGGCGTCCGCCATTTCAAACACTAA